From the genome of Sporomusa sphaeroides DSM 2875:
CGCGGAGATAATACCAATAGCAATGATGGCTGCCGCAAAGGTCTGAAAAATATTCAGGGTTGCGATACCGGCCACAACCAGGCTGGCGCCAAGCGTCATATTGCCTAAGTTAACACCGTCTCCCAGCCACATAAACATATAGTCTACCGGGCCTACCGTTCTGGCTGATTCGGCCTTCGGACTTAGTGACTCATCCACCCCCATATCCTGTTGGCCCGCCTGGGGCTGATTATATTCTGTATTTGCACTCATCGTAAAAACCACACCTTCCTTTTTTATTTATTAGGTCTTACATGTTTGCCGATAGGCTTTGACACAATTTTTCCGTCTTTGAAAACGGTAGTTCCGCGGAGAATGGTTTGCGTCACAGTCCCCCGGAAGGTGTCGCCGACATATGGGCTTACTTGGTGCTTATAGAACAGGTCCTCGGCCTTCAGGGTAAATTCTTTATCCAATGCTACCAGAGCAAAGTCCCCGTCGTAGCCGACAGCAATTTTCCCTTTGCCTTGAATCCCAAAGATCTCGTTCACATTTTGCGAAGTCAATTTTGCAATATCGGCAAGCGGAACCTTTCTGGCATGGTAAGCATGGGTGAGCAGGGATGAAAGCGTGGTCTGGCAGGCTGAGATGCCGCCCCAGACTTTCAGAAACTCCCCATCCTTCAGCTTGGGATCGCAGGGCGAATGGTCGGAAGATACGAAGGCAATTTCATCATTCAACAGTTTCGCCCACAGCTTGGTCTGGTTGGCAGTATTCCGAATCGGCGGCGAGCATTTGGCCACAGTACCCAGCTGCTCAACATCGTCATCGGTAAGAATCAAATAATGTCCAATGGTTTCGCAGCAGACATCAACGCCTCTCATTCTTGCCTGGGTAACAAGCTCAACGGCTTTGGCGGTGCTGATATGGGCAATGATTAATTTGCAGCCGGTTTCCTCGGCAAAAGAAATCATGCGGGAAACATTTTCTATTTCTGTAATGGGCGGACGGGCGGCAAAATAATCACGCACCGTGGTCTTATTATTTGCTAGAGCCAGCGCCGTCAAGTCTCTGGTAATTTCGGCATTTTCACAATGCACCATCAGCGGCAGCCCGAGCCTGGCTAACTTTTCCATGCCGACAAGCGTGGTATAATCGTCTGCTCTTTCAAATTCATCAATACCGCTAAAGCACGAGAATGCTTTAAAGCCAATTACCCCGCACTCGGCAAGTTCTTCCAGCTTGTCCAGATTCTTAGGAGTAAATCCGCCCCAGAAGCCGTAGTCAACCAGCGAGTCCTGCTGTGCCACCGCCAGCTTGGCATTAAAATTTTTGGCGTCCAGCGTGCAGGGACTTGAGTTCAGCGGCATATCAAAGTAGAGGACACCGCCGCCTGCTGCTAAAGCGCTGCTGCCGGTGGTGATGGTTTCCCACTCGGTTCTGCCCGGATCATTAAAATGCACATGGCCGTCGGTCGCTCCGGGAAATACATATTTTCCGGTTGCATCAATAACCTCTTTCGCATCCCCGGCTATTTCTGCGGCTATTTCCACAATTTTTTCATCACAAACAGCAACATCGGCTGTTTTTACACCTTCCGGGCAGACAAGAACCCCGTTCCTGATAATTACATCATACCGTTTACTCACACAGTTCACCCCTTATTCATTATTTGATTTTTTTAACGAACTCACCAAACCCTTTGCGGCCAACCAGCTTGCCGTCTTCTGCCACAACCTGGCCTCTGACCAACGTGCAGACAGGCAGACCCACGCCCTTTAAGCCGACAAACGCCGAAATCTGATTCACATAATACAGCGATTCCGGAGTAATCTCCCATTCCCGCTTAGGATCCAGGATAACAATATCGGCATCAAAGCCTACTTCAATGGCACCCTTTTTCCCATATATGCCGAAAGCCTTTGCCGGGCCTTCACTTAAGGACCTGGCAAGTATGGTGGGGCAGTAGCCCCGCTTGGCCACACCTTCGCTGAAAACCACCTGCATGGTATTCTGGATGCCGCTGATTCCGCCCCAGGCGCCGAAGATACCATGGGCTTCCTCGCTTTTTTCGCTGAGTTCGCACGGGGAATGGTCGGAACCGATGCAGCTTAAGGTGCCGTTATTTACATATTCCCACATTCCTTCAATTGCGGCAGCTTCGCGCAGCGGGGGCGCACATTTGAACAGACTGCCGTTTTTAATTACATCTTCATCAGAAAAAGCAAGATAATGTCCGCATGTTTCCGCCGTAACATCAACACCGTCAAGCTGAG
Proteins encoded in this window:
- the allB gene encoding allantoinase AllB; this encodes MSKRYDVIIRNGVLVCPEGVKTADVAVCDEKIVEIAAEIAGDAKEVIDATGKYVFPGATDGHVHFNDPGRTEWETITTGSSALAAGGGVLYFDMPLNSSPCTLDAKNFNAKLAVAQQDSLVDYGFWGGFTPKNLDKLEELAECGVIGFKAFSCFSGIDEFERADDYTTLVGMEKLARLGLPLMVHCENAEITRDLTALALANNKTTVRDYFAARPPITEIENVSRMISFAEETGCKLIIAHISTAKAVELVTQARMRGVDVCCETIGHYLILTDDDVEQLGTVAKCSPPIRNTANQTKLWAKLLNDEIAFVSSDHSPCDPKLKDGEFLKVWGGISACQTTLSSLLTHAYHARKVPLADIAKLTSQNVNEIFGIQGKGKIAVGYDGDFALVALDKEFTLKAEDLFYKHQVSPYVGDTFRGTVTQTILRGTTVFKDGKIVSKPIGKHVRPNK